A genomic window from Scomber scombrus chromosome 18, fScoSco1.1, whole genome shotgun sequence includes:
- the si:ch211-106h11.1 gene encoding volume-regulated anion channel subunit LRRC8D, with protein MFSLSELAPLNQHQSRSKVLKPWWEVFMDYLVVLMLMASVLACTEQLSRDRVVCIPSDPLVTANTSYHRSSTSSDVALTPTSKPPTQIPRNSSPNLHSTARGRRTHLVYQQYVYISQVCYHEALPLCSRFFPYIALLQSLVLLASGSFWLHFPHTSARIEHFLAILAKCSESPWTSQALSHAAQQENIQEKEVIEERQLPQPPQSSNPSSSPVTRTRRSSVDSGTDSPLLKRSDSAFTAAPPSPCPSTNSCNSTVSSISLGSRVHCPSPSKPSLMVDSPRQGIRLDKSDGEQARALFERVRKFRSHCESSDVIYKVYLAQTIFKLLMLTLIVSYTIPLLSSFSFTHTCYPEEQALVGYTTFECIHVLSSLLHKLLVTYLALLGLYGLLNFYTLSWILHSSLRQYSFHSLKELCSLRDVPDLRKDLAFLLHMLDQYDPLLAQRLSVFLSPVSESRLMEESLERRWGEERLRAMTSVDAKGCSRLQLVALPHLPPALFTLSQLQVLKLELITDASFTGQVSNMTSLRELHLYHCRAAVDPSALGVLQERLEVLHLTFTQASEIPSWVLSLRNLHELHLSGRLSSEGGVGRSWTLGSLRQLRHLRVLVIRGMLQRIPGELCEVAGSLVRLEIYNEGTRLLVMTGLKRMFDLTELQLQDCQLERLPSALLALTNLRTLDLQHNNLRTLEELLSLAHLRRLSCLRLAYNRVLALPASVGVLRGLELLDLSNNQIQNLTPALFTLRRLRRLLLAGNLLEELPAEVRALQLLTELDLSGNRLERLPPELFSSCSELRILNVARNSLSSLPRGIAALSQLCKLDLRSNSLEELPAELGCCSGLQGDGLLVEDWLLLSLPPHVRDFLSHSCPPSHSEGHSRPDSDSFPYFSPTQWSFSSALESQI; from the exons ATGTTTTCCTTGTCGGAGCTGGCGCCTCTGAACCAGCATCAGAGCAGGTCTAAAGTGTTGAAGCCATGGTGGGAGGTCTTCATGGACTACTTGGTGGTCCTGATGCTGATGGCATCTGTTCTGGCCTGTACTGAGCAGCTATCCAGGGACCGAGTGGTGTGCATTCCCTCAGATCCTCTTGTCACTGCAAATACTAGTTATCACAGGTCTTCAACTAGCAGCGATGTGGCACTGACTCCAACTTCAAAGCCACCAACGCAAATTCCACGCAACAGCAGCCCAAATCTTCATTCTACAGCTCGGGGTCGACGCACTCACCTGGTTTACCAGCAGTATGTTTACATTAGCCAG GTGTGCTACCATGAGGCTTTGCCTTTGTGCTCCCGCTTCTTTCCCTACATAGCCTTGCTGCAGTCTCTAGTGCTGTTAGCCAGTGGCTCCTTCTGGCTCCACTTCCCCCACACCTCTGCCCGCATAGAGCACTTCCTAGCCATCTTGGCAAAGTGCAGCGAGTCACCCTGGACATCTCAGGCCTTGTCCCATGCTGCCCAGCAAGAGAACATCCAAGAGAAGGAAGTGATTGAGGAAAGGCAACTACCTCAACCTCCTCAATCTTCAAATCCATCTTCATCACCAGTGACCCGCACAAGACGTTCAAGCGTAGACTCAGGCACGGACAGCCCGCTTTTGAAGAGGTCAGATAGTGCATTCACTGCCGCCCCTCCCTCCCCGTGCCCTTCCACGAACTCCTGTAACTCCACCGTGTCATCTATATCCCTCGGCTCCAGAGTACACTGCCCTTCTCCTTCCAAGCCATCGCTCATGGTTGACAGTCCCAGGCAGGGAATCCGTCTGGATAAAAGTGATGGGGAACAGGCCAGGGCACTGTTCGAAAGGGTCAGGAAATTTCGATCCCACTGCGAAAGCTCAGATGTCATCTATAAG GTCTACTTGGCTCAGACGATATTCAAACTGCTGATGCTAACGCTGATCGTGAGTTACACCATCCCTCTTCTCAGCTCCTTCTCCTTCACCCACACCTGTTACCCTGAGGAGCAGGCCCTGGTGGGCTACACTACCTTTGAGTGCATCCATGTGCTCTCCTCCCTTCTACACAAACTGCTGGTGACCTACTTGGCCTTACTGGGGCTGTATGGCCTGCTGAACTTTTACACCCTCAGTTGGATTTTACACAG CTCTCTACGGCAGTATTCCTTCCATTCCCTGAAGGAGTTGTGCTCCCTGAGAGATGTCCCTGACCTGAGAAAAGACCTGGCTTTTCTTTTACATATGTTAGACCAGTATGACCCTTTGCTGGCCCAgcgtctgtctgtttttttgtcccCTGTCAGTGAGAGCAGGCTAATGGAGGAAAGTTTGGAGAGGCGCTGGGGGGAAGAGAGGCTGCGTGCTATGACTAGTGTGGATGCAAAAGGCTGCTCTAGACTGCAGCTGGTGGCCTTGCCGCACCTTCCTCCAGCCCTCTTCACCCTCAGCCAGCTTCAGGTCCTCAAACTTGAGCTCATCACAGATGCCAGCTTTACGGGGCAGGTATCCAACATGACCTCACTCAG GGAGCTCCATCTGTACCACTGTAGAGCAGCTGTGGATCCCAGTGCACTTGGAGTCCTCCAAGAACGTCTGGAAGTCCTCCACCTCACCTTTACGCAGGCGTCAGAGATCCCTAGCTGGGTCCTGTCCCTCCGCAACCTGCATGAGCTCCATCTCTCTGGTCGTCTGAGCAGTGAAGGCGGGGTGGGCCGCAGCTGGACACTGGGGAGCCTCCGCCAATTACGTCACCTCCGTGTGCTGGTGATTCGAGGCATGTTACAGCGGATCCCAGGGGAGCTGTGTGAGGTGGCCGGCAGCTTGGTGAGGCTGGAGATCTACAATGAAGGCACCAGGCTGCTTGTAATGACTGGCCTGAAGCGGATGTTTGACCTGacagagctgcagctgcaggACTGCCAGCTAGAGCGATTGCCCTCTGCCCTCCTGGCTCTGACCAACCTGCGGACACTCGACCTGCAGCATAATAACTTGAGAACTCTGGAGGAACTTCTCAGTTTGGCTCATCTGCGACGTCTCTCTTGCCTCAGACTTGCTTATAATCGTGTTCTGGCACTGCCAGCCAGTGTGGGTGTGCTTCGAGGCCTAGAGCTGCTAGACCTGTCTAACAACCAGATCCAGAACCTAACCCCAGCGCTCTTCACCCTTCGCCGCCTTCGTAGGCTCCTGCTGGCTGGCAACCTGCTAGAGGAGCTGCCTGCAGAGGTAAGGGCACTGCAGCTGCTTACAGAGCTGGACCTCAGTGGGAACAGACTAGAGAGGCTGCCTCCTGAACTCTTCAGTAGCTGTTCAGAGCTGCGCATCCTAAATGTGGCTCGCAACTCTCTAAGTTCATTACCAAGGGGAATTGCCGCTTTAAGTCAGCTGTGCAAGTTGGACTTGCGCAGTAACAGTCTAGAGGAACTGCCTGCTGAATTGGGCTGCTGCTCAGGGCTGCAAGGAGATGGTCTTCTGGTGGAAGACTGGCTGTTACTGTCTTTGCCTCCCCATGTGAGGGACTTTCTGAGCCATTCTTGCCCCCCTTCCCACTCAGAGGGGCATTCTCGGCCAGACTCAGACAGTTTCCCGTACTTCTCCCCCACACAATGGagcttctcctctgctctggaATCACAGATATAA